The Microbacterium esteraromaticum genome contains the following window.
TCGATCGCGGCTGGGTCCGGCCCGGTGAAGGTCCGGGGCCGGATGCCGTCCCCGCTCCCCCGGCCGGTGAAAGCACCGTGATCGTTCGTCTTCGGCCGGGCGAACAGCTACCGGCATCCGGTCGTGGCGCTCCCGAGGGTCAGGTGCCGACCATCCATCTGCCGACGATCGACGAACGCGTCGACGGCGACCTGATCACGGGGGCCTACGGGCGACTGGTCTCGGAAGACCCCGCGCCCGAGGTCGGGCTGGGCGGATTCGACAAGCCCACCGAGGATCCCGGCCCCCACCTGTCGTACGCGATCCAGTGGATCCTGTTTGCGATCATGGGCTTCGCCTTCATCGGCTACATCATCCGCATCGAGATCGTGCGGGCGAAAGAAGACGCTGGAGAGATCCCCCAGCAGGAGCCA
Protein-coding sequences here:
- a CDS encoding SURF1 family protein, giving the protein MRQKLLRWGAYVLVGIAFAIGCVFLAQWQFDRNESRATQIALVEDNYDAAPVPLSDLIGADGVLDPADEWRPVELNGHYLADEQLLARNRPHGGTSAFEVLVPFQDQSGLLFLVDRGWVRPGEGPGPDAVPAPPAGESTVIVRLRPGEQLPASGRGAPEGQVPTIHLPTIDERVDGDLITGAYGRLVSEDPAPEVGLGGFDKPTEDPGPHLSYAIQWILFAIMGFAFIGYIIRIEIVRAKEDAGEIPQQEPRRRRDRDADAEDALLDSVRG